The following are encoded together in the Paludisphaera mucosa genome:
- the mutS gene encoding DNA mismatch repair protein MutS — translation MADPAPTPMMQQYREMKARDPDALLLFRMGDFYEMFGDDAVRASALLGIAVTTRDKDKGDQAVPMAGFPHQALETYLAKIVQAGQRAAVCDQVEDARFAKGLVKRDVVRVVTPGTLTDEALLDPRAANYLAAVVESGARMGLAWVELSTGRFSLTSLLRTELADELARLDPAETIASELAVDAPWLRALRGQQSHPVTIRPSWDFQLEQARKTLFEQFGVATVEGFGVDDRSPEIQAAGALVAYLRETQKSALGHIARLTPYRRAEVLALDETTRRSLELTKTLREGKREGSLLQVIDRTATPMGARLLSEYVTSPLTSPALIEERLAAVDELFQDSGLRNDLRQALGEAYDLERLAARAATGRATPRDLCSLARTLALLPRVKARLAARRSKRLSELEAAIELCPEVRSAIETALVDDPPLAIKEGGLIRPGCHEELDRLRSASKDGKSWIARYQSEQIRRTGIAGLKVGFNNVFGYYIEISHAQAQRGEIPADYIRKQTVKNAERYYTPELKEFENEVRNADERANALEYELFLALRDRVSADAPRLIQAGSALAQVDVLAALAELAARQGYCRPEVVAEPVFEVEAGRHPVLDAILPRGEFVPNDTMLSPEKGDLLLITGPNMAGKSTYIRQVALMAILAQIGGFVPARRAKIGVVDRLFARVGATDELSRGQSTFMVEMTETANILNNATKQSLVILDEIGRGTSTFDGVSLAWAITEHLHDVVGCRALFATHYHELVELEKTKPRLRNANVAVGESQGEIVFLHRIAPGGADQSYGIHVARLAGVPGPVLDRAREILAFLEKQHGPDPGLPEPEGPIRRKVKSGRALQGSLFASLPEPMLAELRQVDPGAITPEQAVDLLKRLRELAG, via the coding sequence ATGGCCGATCCCGCGCCGACACCGATGATGCAGCAGTACCGCGAGATGAAGGCGCGCGACCCCGACGCGCTGCTGCTCTTCCGGATGGGCGACTTCTACGAGATGTTCGGCGACGACGCCGTCCGCGCCTCGGCCCTGCTCGGCATCGCCGTGACCACCCGCGACAAGGACAAGGGCGACCAGGCCGTCCCCATGGCCGGCTTCCCCCACCAGGCGCTCGAGACCTACCTCGCCAAGATCGTCCAGGCCGGCCAACGAGCCGCCGTCTGCGACCAGGTCGAGGACGCCCGATTCGCCAAGGGGCTGGTCAAGCGCGACGTCGTCCGCGTGGTCACGCCGGGCACGCTCACCGACGAGGCGCTGCTCGACCCCCGCGCGGCCAACTACCTCGCCGCCGTCGTCGAGTCGGGCGCGCGGATGGGCCTGGCCTGGGTCGAGCTGTCGACCGGCCGGTTCTCGCTGACGAGCCTCCTCCGCACCGAGCTGGCCGACGAGCTGGCGCGGCTCGACCCCGCCGAGACGATCGCCTCGGAGCTGGCGGTCGACGCCCCCTGGCTCCGCGCGCTCCGCGGCCAGCAGTCGCACCCCGTGACGATCCGGCCCTCGTGGGACTTCCAGCTCGAACAGGCGCGGAAGACCCTGTTCGAGCAGTTCGGCGTGGCGACCGTCGAGGGCTTCGGCGTCGACGACCGCAGCCCCGAGATCCAGGCCGCCGGCGCGCTCGTCGCCTACCTCCGCGAGACCCAGAAGTCGGCCCTCGGCCACATCGCCCGCCTGACCCCGTACCGCCGCGCCGAGGTCCTGGCGCTCGACGAGACCACCCGACGCAGCCTGGAGCTGACCAAGACGCTCCGCGAGGGCAAGCGCGAGGGCTCGCTGCTGCAGGTGATCGACCGCACCGCCACGCCGATGGGGGCGCGGCTGCTGTCCGAGTACGTCACGTCGCCCCTGACCTCCCCCGCCCTGATCGAGGAGCGGCTGGCCGCCGTCGACGAGCTGTTCCAGGATTCCGGCCTCCGCAACGACCTCCGCCAGGCGCTCGGCGAGGCGTACGACCTGGAGCGGCTCGCCGCCCGCGCCGCGACCGGCCGCGCCACCCCGCGCGACCTCTGCTCCCTGGCCCGCACGCTGGCCCTGCTGCCCCGGGTCAAGGCCCGGCTGGCCGCCCGGCGGTCGAAGCGGCTCTCCGAGCTGGAGGCCGCCATCGAACTCTGCCCCGAGGTCCGCTCGGCGATCGAGACGGCCCTCGTCGACGACCCGCCGCTGGCGATCAAGGAAGGGGGCCTCATCCGCCCCGGCTGCCACGAGGAGCTTGACCGCCTGCGGTCGGCCTCGAAGGACGGCAAGTCCTGGATCGCCCGGTACCAGTCCGAGCAGATCCGCCGCACCGGGATCGCGGGGCTGAAGGTCGGCTTCAACAACGTCTTCGGCTATTACATCGAGATCTCCCACGCCCAGGCCCAGCGCGGCGAGATCCCGGCCGACTACATCCGCAAGCAGACGGTCAAGAACGCCGAGCGATACTACACGCCCGAGCTGAAGGAGTTCGAGAACGAGGTCCGCAACGCCGACGAACGCGCCAACGCCCTCGAATATGAATTGTTCCTGGCCCTCCGCGACCGGGTCTCCGCCGACGCCCCGCGTCTGATCCAGGCGGGCTCCGCGCTGGCGCAGGTGGACGTCCTGGCGGCGCTCGCGGAGCTGGCCGCGCGGCAGGGCTACTGCCGGCCCGAGGTCGTCGCCGAGCCCGTCTTCGAGGTCGAGGCCGGCCGCCACCCGGTCCTGGACGCGATCCTCCCCCGCGGCGAGTTCGTCCCCAACGACACGATGCTCAGCCCCGAGAAAGGGGACCTGCTGCTGATCACCGGCCCCAACATGGCGGGCAAGAGCACGTACATCCGCCAGGTCGCGCTGATGGCGATCCTCGCCCAGATCGGCGGCTTCGTGCCGGCCCGCCGGGCGAAGATCGGGGTCGTCGACCGCCTCTTCGCGCGGGTGGGGGCGACCGACGAGCTGTCGCGGGGCCAGAGCACGTTCATGGTCGAGATGACCGAGACGGCCAACATCCTCAACAACGCCACGAAGCAGAGCCTCGTCATCCTCGACGAGATCGGCCGAGGCACCAGCACGTTCGACGGCGTCTCGCTCGCCTGGGCGATCACCGAGCACCTCCACGACGTCGTCGGCTGCCGGGCGCTCTTCGCCACCCACTACCACGAGCTGGTCGAGCTGGAGAAGACCAAGCCCCGGCTCCGCAACGCCAACGTGGCGGTCGGCGAGAGCCAGGGGGAGATCGTCTTCCTGCACCGGATCGCCCCCGGCGGGGCCGACCAGAGCTACGGCATCCACGTCGCCCGGCTGGCCGGCGTCCCCGGCCCGGTCCTCGACCGCGCCCGCGAGATCCTGGCGTTCCTGGAGAAGCAGCACGGCCCCGACCCCGGCCTCCCCGAGCCCGAAGGGCCGATCCGCCGCAAGGTCAAGTCCGGCCGCGCCCTCCAGGGGAGCCTCTTCGCCTCGCTCCCCGAGCCCATGCTCGCCGAGCTGCGCCAGGTCGACCCCGGCGCGATCACCCCCGAGCAGGCTGTCGACCTGCTGAAACGCCTCCGCGAACTGGCGGGCTGA
- a CDS encoding DUF1624 domain-containing protein — MMQSTGVPEPAPSPAAASARLEGVDLLRGLVMVVMVLDHTRDYFVDPTIEPTDLTQASPALFLSRWITHYCAPTFALLAGVGVRLAANRGTDSGSLARLLLTRGLWLILLEETVVKLGLFFRFDPNFYLGLVLWSIGGAFILLSPFVAARASAWLIGAIGLLIVVGHNALDAIPPDVGGALRPVVNFLFRPGVIALPGGMRAFVGYPLLPWFGVVAVGYGLGGVYRLDPRRRRAILATAGLAAIGLFIALRASGVYGDPQPWNREGDATRVALEFLNCTKYPPSLQFLLMTLGPALLALAAFDRGAGALGKPLVTLGRVPLFFYLLQWYAAHGLALVVAFLRGEPTGWLFVGSFPFEPPPSWPYSLLALYGWWMLVLAILYFPCAWFAGYKERHRGSAWLAYL; from the coding sequence ATGATGCAATCGACCGGCGTCCCCGAGCCAGCCCCTTCGCCCGCCGCAGCTTCGGCCCGCCTCGAAGGCGTGGACCTGCTGCGCGGGCTGGTCATGGTCGTGATGGTGCTGGACCACACGCGCGACTATTTCGTCGACCCGACGATCGAGCCCACCGACCTGACCCAGGCGTCGCCGGCGCTCTTCCTGTCGCGCTGGATCACCCATTACTGCGCCCCGACGTTCGCGCTGCTCGCGGGCGTGGGCGTCCGGCTGGCGGCGAATCGGGGGACGGACTCGGGCTCGCTCGCGAGGCTCCTGCTGACGCGGGGCCTCTGGCTGATCCTGCTGGAGGAGACGGTCGTGAAGCTCGGCCTCTTCTTCCGGTTCGACCCCAACTTCTATCTGGGGCTGGTCCTCTGGTCGATCGGCGGGGCCTTCATTTTGCTCTCGCCGTTCGTGGCGGCGCGGGCCTCGGCGTGGCTTATCGGGGCGATCGGGCTCCTGATCGTCGTCGGCCACAACGCCCTGGACGCGATCCCGCCCGACGTCGGCGGGGCCTTGCGGCCCGTCGTGAACTTCCTGTTCCGTCCCGGCGTGATCGCGCTGCCGGGGGGGATGCGGGCGTTCGTCGGCTATCCGCTGTTGCCGTGGTTCGGGGTCGTGGCCGTCGGCTACGGCCTGGGGGGCGTCTACCGGCTCGACCCGCGGCGGCGTCGGGCGATCCTCGCGACGGCCGGGCTGGCGGCGATCGGGCTCTTCATCGCCCTGCGGGCCTCGGGCGTTTACGGCGACCCCCAGCCCTGGAACCGCGAGGGCGACGCGACGCGGGTCGCGCTGGAGTTCCTGAACTGCACGAAGTATCCGCCGTCGCTCCAGTTCCTGCTCATGACCCTGGGCCCCGCGCTCTTGGCGCTGGCGGCGTTCGACCGCGGCGCCGGGGCGCTCGGCAAGCCCCTCGTGACGCTCGGGCGGGTGCCCTTGTTCTTCTACCTGCTCCAGTGGTACGCGGCCCACGGCCTGGCGCTGGTCGTGGCCTTCCTGCGCGGCGAGCCGACCGGCTGGCTGTTCGTCGGCTCCTTCCCCTTCGAGCCCCCGCCGTCGTGGCCCTACAGCCTGCTCGCCCTCTACGGCTGGTGGATGCTCGTGCTGGCGATCCTGTACTTCCCGTGCGCCTGGTTCGCGGGATACAAGGAGCGGCACCGGGGATCGGCCTGGCTCGCTTACCTCTGA
- a CDS encoding RNA polymerase sigma factor: protein MDPLFATMQTREEETPSWVEVAALVRSAQAGDREAFGRLVEQFEPTVRAIALRRLGNVGEALELTQEVFLHVMRRLEQLREPERFAGWLRQVAVRMAINHVTRRSAPFTVESSVLEGAFEAVEEPIDALIARERAERLWQALGRLKALDRDTLVAFYIRDLSLIEMADELDVPIGTVKRRLHTARKRLRVELESTAPDDEWTERLDFDADADDDEADALGCVGAGSARGW, encoded by the coding sequence GTGGATCCCTTGTTCGCCACGATGCAGACGCGAGAGGAAGAGACTCCCAGCTGGGTCGAGGTCGCCGCCCTGGTCCGGAGCGCCCAGGCCGGCGACCGCGAAGCCTTCGGCCGCCTGGTCGAGCAGTTCGAGCCCACGGTCCGGGCGATCGCCCTGCGCCGGCTGGGGAACGTCGGCGAGGCCCTGGAGTTGACGCAGGAGGTCTTCTTGCACGTGATGCGGCGGCTGGAGCAGCTGCGCGAGCCCGAGCGGTTCGCCGGCTGGCTCCGGCAGGTCGCCGTCCGCATGGCGATCAACCACGTCACGCGGCGGTCGGCCCCGTTCACGGTCGAGTCGTCCGTCCTGGAAGGGGCCTTCGAGGCCGTCGAGGAGCCGATCGACGCCCTGATCGCCCGCGAGCGCGCCGAGCGGCTCTGGCAGGCGCTGGGCCGCCTCAAGGCGCTGGACCGCGACACCCTCGTCGCCTTCTACATCCGCGACCTGTCGCTGATCGAGATGGCCGACGAGCTGGACGTCCCGATCGGGACCGTCAAGCGTCGCCTCCACACCGCCCGCAAGCGGCTCCGCGTCGAGCTGGAGTCCACCGCGCCCGACGACGAGTGGACCGAGCGGCTCGACTTCGACGCGGACGCCGACGACGACGAGGCCGACGCCCTCGGCTGCGTCGGAGCCGGCTCCGCCCGCGGCTGGTGA
- a CDS encoding serine/threonine-protein kinase: protein MPGIRQVGDWIADRFEIFEVNQGGMGVVYAVKDRLGTADRPIIALKTLHEELFLDRERGARFSSECHLWVHLGNHANVVQAYAVEEIEGRPHILLELVTGGDLRRRIGTPELDPPRALRHGFEFCLGMEHAIRQGLRCHRDIKPANLLLTRAGVLKIADFGLAGIRDEIIGAGPERADEPIPLDESFEERPIIWDDPRDRVPETFPRVRPRLDPPPEESEPAGAASGLTGLPAPPRPSRPVPAETNLESTLDPESTIEHVPFSRTSIPEGAVSRLTRTGVMVGTLPYMAPEQFHDAKSADVRADVYSFGIVLFQMLTGRLPFRGDTVAKLERQHCRADPPSIVPAISRRFAREAGRIDEIVHRCLAKDPADRYATIPDLRRALTESLRRIDRHFDPRR from the coding sequence ATGCCGGGCATCAGGCAGGTCGGGGACTGGATCGCCGACCGATTCGAGATCTTCGAGGTCAACCAGGGCGGCATGGGGGTCGTCTATGCGGTCAAGGACCGCCTGGGGACCGCCGATCGGCCCATCATCGCCCTCAAGACGCTCCACGAAGAGCTGTTCCTCGATCGCGAACGTGGGGCGCGGTTCTCCTCCGAATGCCACCTCTGGGTCCACCTCGGGAACCACGCGAACGTCGTCCAGGCCTACGCGGTCGAGGAGATCGAGGGCCGTCCGCACATCCTGCTCGAACTCGTCACCGGCGGCGACCTGAGGCGGCGGATCGGGACGCCGGAACTCGACCCGCCCCGCGCCCTCCGCCACGGGTTCGAGTTCTGCCTGGGCATGGAGCATGCGATCCGTCAGGGGCTCCGGTGCCACCGCGACATCAAGCCCGCCAACCTCCTCCTCACGCGGGCGGGCGTCCTCAAGATCGCCGACTTCGGCCTCGCCGGCATCCGCGACGAGATCATCGGCGCCGGGCCCGAGCGGGCCGACGAGCCGATCCCCCTGGACGAGTCGTTCGAGGAGCGGCCGATCATCTGGGACGACCCCCGGGACCGGGTCCCTGAGACGTTTCCCCGCGTCCGTCCTCGGCTCGATCCGCCCCCTGAAGAGAGCGAGCCCGCCGGCGCGGCGAGTGGACTCACCGGCCTTCCCGCCCCGCCCCGGCCCTCGAGACCGGTCCCCGCCGAGACGAATCTGGAATCCACGTTGGACCCGGAATCGACGATCGAGCACGTCCCATTCTCTCGGACGAGCATCCCGGAAGGGGCCGTCTCCCGCCTGACGCGGACCGGCGTGATGGTCGGGACGCTGCCGTACATGGCCCCCGAGCAGTTCCACGACGCCAAGTCCGCCGACGTGCGCGCGGACGTCTACTCCTTCGGCATCGTGCTGTTCCAGATGCTGACGGGAAGGCTCCCGTTCCGGGGCGACACGGTCGCGAAGCTGGAACGCCAGCACTGCCGGGCCGACCCGCCCTCGATCGTCCCCGCGATCTCGCGCCGGTTCGCCCGCGAGGCCGGACGGATCGACGAGATCGTCCATCGCTGCCTGGCGAAGGACCCGGCCGACCGGTACGCGACGATTCCCGACCTTCGTCGCGCCCTGACCGAATCTCTGCGCCGGATCGATCGCCATTTCGATCCCCGGCGTTGA